The segment ACCTTGCAACATCTTCAATCTGTTCAAACAGCGGATTGCTTTTGCGCCATACCATCCCAATTGTTCGGCTCGGTTTGGGGGCGGTAAATCGACAGACGTGAACGGGCGTTGCGCGGGTTTCAACAGGCACTGCCATTTCTGGGATAAGCGTTACGCCAATACCAGCACTCACCATCTGCACCAAAGTGGAGAGCGAGCTGCCATCCATACCTGCCCGCAGTTCTTTTGATGTTACGTTGCAAAACGAGAGTGCTTGGTCGCGAAAACAATGGCCTTCTTCTAGCAGCAATAATCGCATCTTCTTAAGCGTCTCGCTGTTGGGCACGGGAAGGTCCGCATCGCATTCAGGGCGGATCAAAACGAAATCCTCGTCAAACAGTGCTTTTTCAGCAAGGGACGGTTCTGAGATTGGCAGTGCAAGAAGTGCGGCATCAATCAGCCCTTCTTTCAATTCCTCGATGAGCGTATCCGTCTGTGTTTCACGAATGTGAAGATCAATGCCCGCGTGCGCGTCATTCAATGTGCCAATAATGCGCGGCAATAAATAAGGGGCGATGGTTGGAATGACACCCAACCGAAATTTGCTAATGACACCGTCCTGCATGGATTGCGCTAGATCACTAATCTCATCAACAGAACGCAAAACCTCGCGAACGCGGACGGCAAACTCTTCACCAAAGCCAGTTAGACGGACCTGCCTTGCTGCCCGTTCAAACAACGGCGAACCAAGGACGTCTTCCAACTCTTTTATTTGCATAGACAATGCAGGTTGGGAAATAGCCGACGCATCCGCTGCACGGCCAAAGTGGCCAAACCGAGCGACGGCCTCAAAATATCGGAACTGTTTCAGCGTCATATTCTTCATAAGAAAAACTTATATCAACAATCAGAAAATACAAATTCAACTTATGAATAAATATTGTTATGTCAATAAGGTGATTGAGGCTCTTATCAACTGAAAAGAGACCCCCTATATCCTATGGATAGCACAAACAAATTCGCGCGAATGCGCACATAACCCCTAATATTCTGGAGTTGGAGCCAAAATGAACGACATGACAACCGACGGCAAAGGTAAGTGCCCAGTAATGCACGCGGCAGCTGGGACCACAGCGAATCAGCGCTGGTGGCCTGAAATGCTAAACCTCAAAGTCCTCAACCAAAACGCACCAGGCGTGCGCCCTGTTGATGCTGATTTTGATTATGCAGCGGCTTTCAAAAGTCTTGACCTCAAAGCACTGAAACAAGACTTGGCAACAATGATGACAGAAAGCCAAGACTGGTGGCCTGCTGACTTTGGTACTTACGCAGGCCTGATGGTTCGCATGGCATGGCACAGTGCTGGTACATACCGCACCTATGATGGTCGTGGTGGCGCGAGCACAGGCACACAGCGTTTTGCTCCTTTGAATTCTTGGCCTGATAACGGCAACCTTGATAAAGCACGCCGTCTTCTTTGGCCGATCAAACAAAAATACGGCAACAAAATCTCATGGGCTGACCTCATGATCCTTGCTGGTAACGTTGCTATGGAAACATGCGGCTTTAAAACGTTCGGTTTTGCTGGCGGTCGTGAAGACATTTGGGAACCAGAAGAAGATATCTACTGGGGTTCAGAAACTGAATGGCTTGCGCCAACAGACAACCCAAACAGCCGCTACTCTGGTGAGCGCGATCTTGCTACACCGCTTGCAGCAGTTCAAATGGGTTTGATCTACGTGAACCCAGAAGGCCCAGACGGCAATCCTGACCCAATCAAATCAGCTTTCGACATTCGTGACACATTCTCACGTATGGCAATGGATGACTATGAAACGGTTGCTCTTGTTGCTGGTGGTCACACATTCGGTAAAGGCCACGGCGCTGGCCCAGAAGACGCAGTTGGCGTTGAGCCTGAAGGCGCACCAATGGAAAATGGTGGCTTTGGTTGGCTTAACTCACATGGTTCAGGCAAGGGTGACGACACAACAACAGCCGGATTTGAAGGCGCTTGGACACCAACACCGAACCAGTGGAACATGGAATATTTCGAAGTTCTTCTCGGCTACGATTGGGAACAAGTCACAAGTGCAGCGGGTCACGTTCAGTGGCAACCTGTCGCTGGCCAAGGTGCACCAGAATCACCAAAGGCGCACGATGCATCGAAAACCCAGCCATTGATGATGACAACAGCTGATATGGCGCTGAAGATTTTCCCTGATTACGCGAAAATTTCGCAGCACTTCCTTGATAACCCAGATGAGTTTGCTGATGCCTATGCTCGCGCATGGTTCAAACTTACTCACCGCGATATGGGCCCAATCAATCTTTACCTCGGCGATGAAGTGCCAAGTGAAGAATTGATCTGGCAAGATCCAGTACCTGCCCATGAAGGTGCAATGATCAATGACGCTGATGTTGCAGCACTTAAAGAGAAAATTCTCGGCAGTGGCCTCAGTGTTGGTCAGTTGGTGAACACGGCTTGGGCATCTGCCTCAACATTCCGTGGTTCAGACAAACGCGGCGGTGCTAATGGTGCGCGCATTCGTTTGGCACCACAAAAAGATTGGGACATCAATACGTCATCCAATGTGGGTGATGTGATTGCAGCCCTTGAAGGTATTCAAGCTGAGTTCAATGCATCTGGCACAAAAGTATCTTTGGCAGATTTGATCGTTCTTGCAGGTAATGCAGCGATTGAAAAAGCTTCAGGTAGCTCTGTTCCATTTACAGCGGGCCGTACTGACACAACACAAGAGCAAACCGACGTCGATAGCTTTAGTGTACTTGAGCCAAAGGTTGATGGTTTCCGTAACTACAACAAAACCAAAGACCCACGCTCAACTGAATCCTTGTTGGTTGATAGAGCTGCCCTCCTCGGTCTTTCTGGACCAGAAATGACAGCGCTTGTTGGCGGTCTTCGTGTACTTGGTGCCAATGCGGGCGGTTCTACTGCTGGTGTTTTGACAGATAATGTCGGCACACTCTCAAACGACTTCTTTGTGAACATCTTGGACATGGCGACAACTTGGTCATCAACAGATGCAAGTGAGGAAACGTTTGAAGGAAAAGACCGCGCTTCTGGTGCCGTTAAATTCACAGGCACACGTGCTGACCTTGTCTTTACATCCAACTCGCAGCTTCGGGCAATCGCAGAAACCTATGCTCAGTCTGATGCGAATGAGATGTTCACCACGAACTTCATCGTTGCTTGGAACAAAGTAATGAATGCAGATCGCTTTGATCTTGCTTAAGTCTGCCCCCCAGTCTTAAGGAAGATAACTCAAAGCAAGAATGGCACTCTGGTCAAAACCGGAGTGCCATTTTTTTTGCATCAAATAATGATGTGGGGGAATAATGACCCGAGGAAATGACCCAGGAACAAAAAAGCGGTGTGTCACGCGCATGACACACCGCCTCATTTATCGACGATTGATTTTGGGGAAAACCAATTTAGCCGCCGAATTTATATTCCAGATTGAATGAGAAGACCGCATTAGTTGGGCTTTCACTCAGATTAAATAGAACTGCCGCACGTGGTTCGATCACGTGACCATTGGAAAGTTCATGGCTAAAATAGACCGCTGGTCCAGCGAAGTGTTCATCGTCTCCACCGCTACCAAACGCGCCTTCAAACTCACCAAAGTTTTCGACACCAATGCCAACACTGTCATTAATTGGAAGGATCAATTGTGAAGCATAGGCAATGCCCGGATCACCTTCACTGAAAGGCGCTTCAACCAAGAGGTTACCAACCCATTCTAATTTCCCAATTTCGGCTTCCCAAACAGGACCGAATTCAATGCCACCTTCTGAGATGCCACCATCAGTTGGGATTTCAAGTGCGGTATAAAAACCAAGTGTAAATGGTGCATGATGATCATCATCATCCTCTACACCTTTCTCTTTGTCATGGTCGTGCTTCTTTTCATCATCATGACCACCACCGAAAAATGGCAAGATAATTAAGTTTTCTAACTCAATTGCTTCCACTTCGGCGCTTCCACCGCGAGGGTTTGCGACTTCGAACGCTGCCGTAAATTTCCAGTAATCTGTAATCCCGTAACCAATAGCAAACTCATGAACGGAACGCTCATCACCATCTTCTACGTTGTTGAGCCCGATACCGTTCAAGAACTCGAGCTCTATTTCGCCTTTAGTCACATCAGGGTGGATAACCTCAAAGATGCCTGCTTGCGCGTGGGCTAAGTTGATTGATGCTGTGGTGAGCATTAAGGCTGCCAATGGAGCAGCCAGGATAGTTTTTTTACTGAACATATTTCTTGCCTCGTCAGACCTTGTAACTTTATAACATTTGTTATGTTATTACGTTTTAAGGCTGAGACAGTCAAGAGAGCAGATTGTTGATAAAGCTCAATTTCGAACAAAAAAATGCCTCGATAAAAATCGAGGCATTTTTGCAACTATTGTAATGTGCGAAAGGTGCTTATTTCATCGTTGGAATAACGAATTCGGCACCCTCTTTCACGCCAGAAGGCCAACGGCTCGTTACCGTTTTTGTCCGTGTGTAGAAGCGGAATGAATCTGGACCGTGCTGGTTCAAATCACCAAAACCTGAGGCTTTCCAACCGCCGAATGTATAATAAGCAAGCGGCACAGGAATTGGCACGTTGATGCCGACCATGCCGATATTGATACGGTTGGCGAAATCACGCGCGGCATCACCATCGCGGGTGAAGATTGCAACGCCGTTGCCATATTCGTGGTCCATCGCAAGGCTGAGAGCTTCTTCGTAGCTTTGGGCCCGTACGGTTGAAAGCACTGGACCGAAGATTTCTTGCTTATAGATGTCCATGTCTTTGGTGACATTATCAAACAGCGAGGCACCAACGAAGAAACCGTCTTCATAGCCCTGCATTTTGAAACCACGACCATCAACAGCAAGCTTTGCACCTGCATCGACACCACTTTGAACGAGACCTTCAACACGCGTCTTCGCGTCGCCTGTTACAAGCGGGCCGAAGTCAACATCGTCACCGGCTGTATAAGGGCCAACTTTGAGCGCTTCAATTTTTGGGATCATCGCGTCAATAAAGCGGTCGGCTGTATCTTCACCAACAGGCACGGCAACTGAGATCGCCATACAACGTTCACCAGCAGCACCGTAACCAGCACCAACCATTGCATCAGACACCATATCCATATCCGCATCTGGCATAATGATGGCGTGGTTTTTCGCGCCGCCAAAACACTGGACGCGCTTACCATTGGCGCAACCGCGAGAATAGATATATTGCGCAATTGGTGTTGAACCAACAAAGCCAATCGCCATGATCTCTTCATGGTCAAGGATTGCATCAACGCTTTCTTTGTCACCATTCACCACTTGCAAAATGCCGTCTGGAAGGCCAGCCTCTGTCATCAATGCTGCCAACATCATTGGAACAGACGGGTCGCGCTCTGATGGTTTCAAGATGAAGGCATTACCGCAAACGATTGCAGGACAGAATTTCCACATTGGGATCATCGCAGGGAAGTTGAAAGGCG is part of the Hyphomicrobiales bacterium genome and harbors:
- a CDS encoding LysR substrate-binding domain-containing protein, which translates into the protein MKNMTLKQFRYFEAVARFGHFGRAADASAISQPALSMQIKELEDVLGSPLFERAARQVRLTGFGEEFAVRVREVLRSVDEISDLAQSMQDGVISKFRLGVIPTIAPYLLPRIIGTLNDAHAGIDLHIRETQTDTLIEELKEGLIDAALLALPISEPSLAEKALFDEDFVLIRPECDADLPVPNSETLKKMRLLLLEEGHCFRDQALSFCNVTSKELRAGMDGSSLSTLVQMVSAGIGVTLIPEMAVPVETRATPVHVCRFTAPKPSRTIGMVWRKSNPLFEQIEDVARLVGEAVEA
- the katG gene encoding catalase/peroxidase HPI, whose protein sequence is MNDMTTDGKGKCPVMHAAAGTTANQRWWPEMLNLKVLNQNAPGVRPVDADFDYAAAFKSLDLKALKQDLATMMTESQDWWPADFGTYAGLMVRMAWHSAGTYRTYDGRGGASTGTQRFAPLNSWPDNGNLDKARRLLWPIKQKYGNKISWADLMILAGNVAMETCGFKTFGFAGGREDIWEPEEDIYWGSETEWLAPTDNPNSRYSGERDLATPLAAVQMGLIYVNPEGPDGNPDPIKSAFDIRDTFSRMAMDDYETVALVAGGHTFGKGHGAGPEDAVGVEPEGAPMENGGFGWLNSHGSGKGDDTTTAGFEGAWTPTPNQWNMEYFEVLLGYDWEQVTSAAGHVQWQPVAGQGAPESPKAHDASKTQPLMMTTADMALKIFPDYAKISQHFLDNPDEFADAYARAWFKLTHRDMGPINLYLGDEVPSEELIWQDPVPAHEGAMINDADVAALKEKILGSGLSVGQLVNTAWASASTFRGSDKRGGANGARIRLAPQKDWDINTSSNVGDVIAALEGIQAEFNASGTKVSLADLIVLAGNAAIEKASGSSVPFTAGRTDTTQEQTDVDSFSVLEPKVDGFRNYNKTKDPRSTESLLVDRAALLGLSGPEMTALVGGLRVLGANAGGSTAGVLTDNVGTLSNDFFVNILDMATTWSSTDASEETFEGKDRASGAVKFTGTRADLVFTSNSQLRAIAETYAQSDANEMFTTNFIVAWNKVMNADRFDLA
- a CDS encoding CoA-acylating methylmalonate-semialdehyde dehydrogenase; the protein is MKQIGHFINGQEVAGSGRKADIFNPATGEVEAQVALATNEEMAEAVAKAKEAQPAWAATNPQRRARVLMRFVDLLHRDMDKLAEALSREHGKTIPDAKGDVIRGLEVAEFCIGAPHHLKGEYTDGAGPGIDMYSMRQALGVVAGITPFNFPAMIPMWKFCPAIVCGNAFILKPSERDPSVPMMLAALMTEAGLPDGILQVVNGDKESVDAILDHEEIMAIGFVGSTPIAQYIYSRGCANGKRVQCFGGAKNHAIIMPDADMDMVSDAMVGAGYGAAGERCMAISVAVPVGEDTADRFIDAMIPKIEALKVGPYTAGDDVDFGPLVTGDAKTRVEGLVQSGVDAGAKLAVDGRGFKMQGYEDGFFVGASLFDNVTKDMDIYKQEIFGPVLSTVRAQSYEEALSLAMDHEYGNGVAIFTRDGDAARDFANRINIGMVGINVPIPVPLAYYTFGGWKASGFGDLNQHGPDSFRFYTRTKTVTSRWPSGVKEGAEFVIPTMK